In the bacterium genome, one interval contains:
- the murJ gene encoding murein biosynthesis integral membrane protein MurJ, which produces MGMTSADRTSFSRSLAVVGVATLTSRVTGLIRDVVLAWVLGASMPADCFFAAFRIPNFLRRIFAEGSMSTAFIPVFTELQVSSGKTAAFRLASILLSWLLPLLALVSATGVLLAPQIVSVMTPGWLHDPEKFSLTVTLTRVMFPYILLISVAALAMGMLNAQGHFAAPAFAPVLLNLVLIASGILASKFMEQPVLGIGIGVLLGGLGQILLQLPPLRTRGFRFRAELCPRDPHLMKVARLFVPSLVGSTVYQINMVIITILASLLPAGSLSYLFYADRLMEFPLGVFAIALGTVALPSMSHQAARGDMEGLKQTLGFSFRQVSLLMIPATVGLIVLREPLMEVIFQRGRFDPLATQMSAQALLCYAVGLWFVAEIRVVAPFFYALQDTRTPMLAAMVSLACNVLFALLLMGPFSHAGLALAVSLAAMVQLGLLLNKLGCKLGGIPWKILLKNLPKVMVASAAMGGLCALTAEYMPWGSGVPLVSRVLSLGATVVLGMLVYGGALALLAVDDLKELLRGLMARRRPQDR; this is translated from the coding sequence ATGGGCATGACCTCTGCGGACCGTACCTCCTTTTCTCGTTCCCTGGCTGTGGTGGGTGTGGCCACCCTCACCAGCAGGGTCACAGGCCTCATTAGGGATGTGGTCTTGGCTTGGGTTTTGGGAGCTTCCATGCCAGCAGACTGCTTCTTTGCAGCCTTTAGGATTCCCAATTTTCTAAGAAGGATTTTCGCAGAGGGTTCCATGAGCACAGCCTTTATACCCGTTTTTACCGAGCTGCAGGTCTCTTCGGGCAAGACAGCGGCCTTTAGATTGGCTTCCATTTTACTGAGCTGGCTCTTACCGCTTCTGGCCCTGGTTTCTGCTACAGGTGTGCTGCTGGCTCCTCAGATAGTGTCTGTCATGACTCCTGGATGGCTTCATGATCCGGAGAAGTTCTCTTTGACCGTAACCCTTACCAGGGTGATGTTTCCTTATATCCTGCTTATTTCCGTGGCCGCCTTGGCCATGGGCATGCTCAACGCCCAAGGACATTTCGCAGCCCCTGCTTTTGCTCCGGTCTTATTGAACCTAGTGCTCATAGCATCCGGTATCCTTGCCAGCAAGTTCATGGAGCAACCAGTTCTGGGCATTGGGATTGGGGTCCTGTTGGGAGGGCTAGGCCAGATCCTCCTGCAGTTACCCCCCCTCAGGACAAGGGGTTTCAGGTTTCGGGCTGAGTTGTGTCCCAGGGATCCCCACCTCATGAAAGTGGCCAGGCTCTTTGTGCCCTCCTTGGTGGGCTCCACCGTTTATCAAATTAACATGGTCATCATAACCATTTTGGCCTCTCTTCTGCCAGCAGGAAGTCTCAGCTACCTTTTTTATGCGGACAGGCTCATGGAGTTCCCCCTGGGGGTCTTTGCCATAGCCTTGGGAACAGTGGCTCTTCCCTCCATGTCGCATCAGGCGGCCAGGGGAGACATGGAGGGTCTGAAACAGACCCTGGGATTCTCTTTCAGGCAGGTGAGCCTGCTCATGATCCCTGCCACAGTAGGTCTCATAGTGCTTCGAGAGCCCCTGATGGAGGTGATTTTCCAGAGGGGTCGATTCGATCCCCTTGCCACCCAAATGAGTGCCCAGGCCCTTCTTTGCTATGCTGTTGGGTTGTGGTTTGTGGCCGAGATCAGGGTGGTGGCTCCTTTTTTTTATGCCCTGCAGGACACCCGCACACCAATGTTGGCTGCCATGGTCTCCCTGGCGTGCAATGTGCTGTTTGCTTTGCTTCTCATGGGGCCGTTTTCCCACGCCGGACTGGCCCTGGCGGTCTCTCTTGCGGCCATGGTGCAGTTAGGGCTTCTGCTAAACAAGTTGGGCTGCAAGTTAGGAGGAATTCCATGGAAGATCCTCTTGAAGAACCTGCCGAAGGTGATGGTAGCCTCGGCCGCAATGGGTGGACTTTGCGCTTTGACAGCTGAATATATGCCATGGGGCTCGGGGGTGCCTCTTGTTTCAAGAGTCTTGAGCTTAGGGGCAACGGTGGTGCTGGGAATGCTTGTCTATGGAGGTGCTTTAGCGCTTTTGGCAGTGGATGACCTGAAGGAACTTTTAAGAGGTCTCATGGCAAGGCGCCGGCCACAAGACCGCTGA
- the rpsT gene encoding 30S ribosomal protein S20, with the protein MANHPSALKRMRQNRKRRLRNRMMKTLVKSRVKKLLSAVEEQKLEEARVLLRETTAILHKSASKGVHHINKASRQISKLSRKVNAIAAG; encoded by the coding sequence TTGGCAAACCACCCATCAGCCCTCAAGAGGATGCGGCAGAACCGTAAACGCAGGTTGCGCAATCGCATGATGAAGACCCTTGTGAAGAGCCGTGTGAAGAAGCTTCTTTCTGCCGTGGAAGAGCAGAAGCTGGAAGAGGCCAGAGTGTTGTTGCGCGAAACCACGGCAATTCTCCACAAGAGTGCATCCAAGGGTGTGCACCACATCAACAAGGCCTCCCGCCAGATCTCCAAGCTGAGCCGAAAAGTCAATGCCATTGCGGCCGGCTGA
- a CDS encoding arginine decarboxylase, pyruvoyl-dependent, translated as MLQGLSFVPSKIFLTKGVGRHKEKLASFEAALRNAKIAPFNLVKVSSIFPPHCRLVSVKKGLSHLRPGQVVFCVLSENATDEPHRLIAASVGLAIPKDPEQYGYLSEHKSFGQTTKVAGDYAEDLAAYMLATTLGVDFDPDASYDEKKEIWKINGKIVKSMNITQTAIGDKNGLWTTVVAGAIYVP; from the coding sequence ATGCTACAGGGACTTAGTTTCGTACCCAGCAAGATCTTCCTAACAAAAGGGGTAGGCCGGCACAAGGAAAAGCTGGCCAGTTTCGAGGCGGCTCTTCGAAATGCCAAGATAGCGCCTTTCAATTTGGTGAAAGTCTCTAGCATATTTCCACCCCACTGCCGCTTGGTTTCGGTAAAAAAGGGGCTTTCCCATCTCAGGCCAGGGCAGGTGGTCTTCTGCGTGCTCAGTGAGAACGCCACCGACGAGCCTCATAGGCTCATAGCAGCCTCGGTAGGCTTGGCAATCCCTAAGGATCCCGAGCAGTACGGGTATTTGTCGGAGCATAAGAGCTTTGGGCAGACCACCAAGGTTGCCGGTGATTATGCAGAGGACCTGGCTGCATACATGTTGGCCACCACCTTGGGAGTGGATTTTGACCCTGATGCCAGCTACGACGAGAAAAAAGAGATTTGGAAGATAAACGGTAAGATAGTAAAGTCCATGAACATCACCCAGACAGCCATAGGAGACAAGAACGGCCTTTGGACCACTGTGGTGGCAGGGGCCATCTATGTGCCTTGA
- a CDS encoding ATP-binding protein, which translates to MSKTSPSIHRLGPFSWRFGIAHQIAILVLLSLIVFGSITGVIVRTKYVDSLREDLKARGESIAQSIARSVQRGAVKQDPSSLGLLLEELAQIHGVSYIAILGRNGEVMAMGPQGAALQALGLAQSGNADTPVVDLAVPISSDTMGSVHVGVDLGVVEKGLENVPAIIWRIVLVSILCAMSVAVIVYFSTIRPIHVLTESVRQIGQGKFPRSISITSRGELGMLARSLEQMSADLTRYHEQLESKTRELELSKEELQRQNEELRKAQAHMIRSEKFASMGQLAASVAHEISNPLAGILTYLKLIRRRLESGRLAEEQYATIRQYLVTMERETDRCGHIVKNLLDFAKSSEPDLREIDIHKVLDDTLFLLNFKLLMSDVILEKRYENVPLVAGDFGQLKQVFLNVIINAIEAMKGEERILTLHTQYHKESQSVLVEIQDTGEGISEKDIYRVFDPFFTTKRGGTGMGLAVVYGILEKHNADISIDSQPGKGTKVTIQLNVANPHRRATRGQEA; encoded by the coding sequence TTGAGTAAGACATCCCCCTCAATCCACAGGCTGGGGCCTTTTTCCTGGCGCTTCGGTATAGCACACCAGATAGCCATCCTGGTGCTACTTAGCCTCATAGTTTTTGGCAGCATAACCGGAGTCATCGTAAGGACCAAGTATGTGGATTCTCTAAGGGAAGACCTGAAGGCCCGTGGCGAGAGCATTGCTCAGAGCATTGCCAGGAGCGTTCAGAGGGGGGCAGTCAAGCAGGATCCCTCCTCCCTTGGGCTCTTGCTTGAAGAACTGGCCCAGATTCATGGGGTGTCCTATATAGCCATACTGGGCAGAAACGGTGAGGTGATGGCCATGGGGCCTCAAGGAGCAGCCCTGCAGGCCCTGGGGTTGGCCCAGTCCGGCAATGCGGACACTCCAGTGGTGGATCTGGCTGTGCCAATTTCTTCGGATACAATGGGAAGCGTTCATGTGGGAGTGGATCTGGGGGTGGTGGAAAAGGGTCTTGAGAATGTGCCAGCCATAATATGGCGAATAGTTCTGGTGTCTATTCTTTGCGCCATGTCCGTGGCTGTCATCGTCTATTTCAGCACCATAAGGCCTATTCACGTTCTGACCGAATCTGTGAGACAGATAGGCCAGGGGAAGTTTCCCAGGTCCATTTCCATCACATCAAGAGGCGAGCTGGGCATGCTGGCCCGTTCTCTAGAGCAGATGAGCGCGGATCTCACCAGATATCATGAGCAACTGGAATCCAAGACCCGTGAGCTGGAGCTCAGCAAGGAGGAGCTGCAAAGACAAAATGAGGAGCTAAGAAAGGCTCAGGCGCACATGATTCGCTCGGAAAAATTTGCTTCCATGGGTCAGTTGGCGGCCAGTGTGGCCCATGAGATAAGCAATCCCCTGGCCGGTATTCTCACATACCTCAAGCTGATCCGCAGGAGACTGGAGAGCGGCCGCTTGGCAGAGGAACAATATGCCACCATAAGACAGTACCTTGTAACCATGGAAAGGGAGACGGATCGCTGCGGCCACATAGTGAAGAATCTCTTGGATTTCGCCAAGAGTTCCGAGCCTGATCTGAGGGAAATAGACATTCACAAGGTCCTGGATGACACACTTTTCCTGCTGAATTTTAAGCTACTTATGAGCGATGTGATCTTGGAGAAACGCTATGAAAACGTGCCTTTGGTAGCAGGGGACTTCGGTCAGCTCAAACAAGTCTTTCTCAACGTCATAATAAACGCCATAGAGGCCATGAAGGGTGAGGAGCGGATCTTGACTCTCCACACCCAGTATCACAAAGAATCTCAAAGTGTGCTGGTTGAGATTCAAGACACCGGCGAGGGCATATCCGAGAAAGACATCTACAGGGTCTTTGACCCTTTTTTTACGACCAAAAGAGGCGGCACCGGGATGGGGCTTGCGGTGGTCTATGGAATCTTGGAGAAGCACAACGCTGATATAAGCATAGACAGCCAGCCGGGCAAAGGCACTAAAGTGACCATACAGTTGAATGTGGCCAACCCCCACAGGAGGGCCACAAGAGGCCAGGAGGCTTAG
- the holA gene encoding DNA polymerase III subunit delta, producing MERVRKGDVPPILWLHGEDQGKIRNLLEDLRSCLIPEAARSFNYVLLDAREVSLERILEMARCLPMLSGRKLVVVYNASELSKGALEGSLSYFQSPCATTCLVFWGVKPPPSEKLSRFLEGREALIELKARSELGAQAWVRDRLKKEGWDITAEACRALVQRVGTLEGDLEGEIQKLMAFVGEQRLIQDSHVEDVAAEARSNTLFELTDALSENRTGDGICILHRILDRGTPPLAVMGMLARQIRLLLVAASSKKGSPTAGEPHLPRFVWERLLRQAKAWSEPRLLAALEALMEVDSGMKTGRLNPEVLLDQWAIRVALSKGAMSRDKGSTHQQEVGF from the coding sequence ATGGAGCGGGTGAGAAAGGGGGATGTGCCACCTATTCTCTGGCTTCATGGGGAAGATCAAGGCAAGATAAGAAATCTTTTGGAAGATTTGCGCTCATGTCTTATTCCTGAGGCAGCGCGGTCTTTCAACTATGTCCTGCTGGATGCCCGCGAGGTGTCCCTGGAGCGAATACTGGAGATGGCCAGATGCCTTCCCATGCTCTCAGGCCGAAAGCTGGTGGTTGTGTACAATGCCTCGGAATTATCCAAGGGGGCTCTGGAGGGGTCTTTGAGTTATTTCCAAAGTCCTTGTGCTACCACTTGTCTGGTTTTCTGGGGAGTGAAACCTCCCCCGTCTGAAAAGCTCTCCAGATTTCTGGAGGGAAGAGAGGCTCTCATTGAACTCAAGGCCCGCTCAGAGTTGGGGGCCCAGGCTTGGGTAAGGGATAGGTTGAAAAAAGAGGGCTGGGATATAACAGCCGAGGCATGCCGGGCTTTGGTTCAGAGAGTTGGAACTCTGGAGGGGGACCTGGAAGGGGAGATCCAGAAGCTCATGGCTTTTGTGGGAGAGCAGAGACTGATCCAGGACTCCCATGTGGAGGATGTGGCAGCTGAGGCCCGATCCAACACCCTGTTTGAGCTCACAGACGCGCTCTCGGAGAACCGCACGGGTGATGGGATCTGCATCCTGCATCGAATTCTGGATCGGGGAACTCCTCCTTTGGCCGTGATGGGAATGCTGGCAAGGCAAATCAGGTTGCTCTTGGTAGCAGCAAGCTCAAAAAAGGGCTCTCCTACCGCAGGTGAGCCCCATTTACCTCGTTTTGTCTGGGAAAGGCTTCTGAGGCAGGCCAAGGCCTGGAGTGAGCCAAGGCTGCTGGCCGCACTGGAGGCCTTGATGGAGGTGGATTCAGGCATGAAAACCGGGAGGTTGAATCCCGAGGTGCTCCTGGATCAATGGGCCATCAGGGTGGCTCTCTCCAAAGGAGCCATGTCCCGAGACAAGGGCTCAACTCACCAGCAAGAGGTGGGTTTTTGA
- a CDS encoding sigma-54 dependent transcriptional regulator has protein sequence MKMKTANILVVDDEEIMRESLSAWLQEDGFQVEAFSTGKEAMEAVKQKVYDAILLDLKLPDMDGLEILKHTKHYQPNTPVLMITAYGSVETAIKAMKQGATDYITKPFNPEELSLTLHHILDDLALRRENIYLKLKLEKRYDRQGIVSKSHKMERIFDLISTIADTRSTVLIHGESGTGKELIARAIHYSSNRSHHPFISVSCAALVESLLESELFGHEKGAFTDAKTLKRGKFELADGGSLFLDEIGEISPKLQLNLLRVLQEREFHRVGGEEAIRVDVRIIAATNKNLEQAVREGSFREDLYYRLNVISIHLPPLRERKEDIPLLVNHFVEKFNMESGKHVGGVSEEVLQILMEHDWPGNVRELENVIERAVIINRGGVILPEDLPPYLLRHPALSQAPELLIQQAQPGQMTLQEVEKAYIQNVLEETGWNIKRTARILGIDRSTLYAKIRRYGLRQEEEQDKNGTR, from the coding sequence ATGAAGATGAAGACCGCCAACATCCTCGTGGTGGATGACGAGGAGATCATGCGGGAGTCTCTTTCGGCTTGGTTACAGGAAGATGGGTTCCAGGTGGAGGCATTTTCCACGGGCAAGGAAGCCATGGAGGCGGTGAAGCAAAAAGTATATGACGCTATTCTCTTGGATTTGAAGCTCCCGGATATGGACGGACTGGAGATCTTGAAACACACCAAACACTACCAGCCTAACACCCCTGTGTTGATGATAACTGCATATGGAAGCGTTGAGACGGCCATAAAGGCCATGAAACAGGGGGCTACAGATTACATAACAAAGCCTTTCAATCCCGAGGAGCTTTCCCTAACACTGCACCATATATTGGACGACCTGGCCCTGAGAAGAGAAAACATATATCTGAAGCTAAAGCTGGAGAAACGATATGATCGCCAGGGCATAGTAAGCAAGAGCCACAAGATGGAGAGGATCTTTGATCTCATCTCAACCATCGCAGACACCCGATCCACGGTGCTCATTCACGGAGAAAGTGGAACTGGTAAAGAACTCATAGCCCGGGCCATTCATTACAGCAGCAACCGTTCTCACCACCCCTTTATCTCTGTGTCCTGTGCAGCCCTGGTGGAGAGTCTGCTGGAAAGCGAATTGTTCGGCCACGAAAAAGGGGCCTTCACAGACGCCAAGACCCTCAAGAGGGGCAAGTTCGAGTTGGCTGACGGCGGATCCCTTTTCCTGGATGAAATAGGAGAAATAAGCCCTAAGCTGCAGCTAAATCTCCTCAGAGTTTTGCAGGAAAGGGAGTTCCACAGGGTTGGGGGCGAAGAAGCCATCCGAGTTGATGTCAGAATCATAGCAGCCACCAACAAGAACCTGGAGCAGGCCGTGCGGGAAGGCAGCTTCAGAGAGGATCTTTATTACAGATTAAATGTTATCTCCATTCACCTGCCCCCCCTTAGGGAACGCAAGGAGGACATACCTTTGCTGGTGAACCATTTTGTGGAAAAATTCAACATGGAATCGGGAAAGCATGTGGGGGGGGTAAGCGAAGAGGTCTTGCAGATTCTCATGGAGCATGACTGGCCCGGAAACGTGAGGGAATTGGAAAATGTAATAGAGAGGGCCGTGATAATTAACAGGGGGGGTGTCATTCTGCCCGAGGATCTTCCACCATATCTGCTCCGACACCCCGCCTTGAGTCAGGCTCCGGAGCTGCTCATCCAGCAGGCCCAGCCAGGACAGATGACTCTTCAGGAGGTGGAAAAGGCCTACATCCAGAACGTGCTTGAGGAAACAGGCTGGAACATAAAACGCACAGCCAGGATCCTGGGAATAGATCGCTCCACTCTCTATGCCAAAATAAGAAGGTACGGACTCAGGCAGGAAGAGGAGCAGGACAAAAACGGTACCCGATGA
- the speB gene encoding agmatinase, whose protein sequence is MEKICFGNLEPGFCEYENSQAVVLPLPYEATTTFIKGTSLGPKEFLRASVALEFYDEELDWESFRAGIHTLEPPDLSAGSAQRCLAAIEEVASRIVWDRKFLLAVGGEHTVSLALVRAAKRLHERLTVIQLDAHADLRDQYEGTPYNHACVMRRIREICPALQIGVRALDREEMDLAREKGWPLVLDIQRQRDPLWLERALESVRGPVYLTLDLDVMDPALMPGVGTPEPGGFGWYEILDVLRRIFKRFEVVGADLVELCPRPGLESSSFIAAKLAYKIIGYRFCPAPLPA, encoded by the coding sequence ATGGAGAAAATCTGCTTCGGTAATCTGGAGCCTGGTTTCTGCGAATACGAAAATTCCCAGGCCGTGGTCTTGCCATTGCCTTATGAGGCAACCACCACTTTTATCAAAGGCACCTCCTTGGGACCAAAGGAGTTTCTGAGGGCCTCTGTAGCACTGGAGTTTTATGACGAAGAATTGGATTGGGAAAGTTTTCGGGCTGGGATCCACACCTTGGAACCACCGGATTTGAGTGCAGGTTCTGCCCAGAGGTGTTTGGCAGCCATCGAGGAGGTGGCCTCCAGGATCGTTTGGGACCGAAAATTCCTCCTGGCGGTTGGAGGGGAGCACACGGTGAGCCTGGCTCTGGTCAGGGCAGCCAAGAGGCTTCATGAGAGGCTTACCGTGATACAGCTGGACGCACATGCGGACCTTAGGGACCAGTACGAGGGGACTCCGTACAATCACGCTTGCGTCATGAGGAGGATCAGGGAAATCTGTCCGGCACTCCAAATAGGAGTCAGGGCCCTGGACCGGGAGGAGATGGATCTGGCCAGAGAAAAGGGGTGGCCTCTTGTGCTGGATATCCAGCGTCAAAGAGATCCGCTTTGGCTTGAAAGGGCTCTGGAGTCGGTTCGAGGCCCAGTGTATCTGACCCTGGACCTGGACGTAATGGATCCGGCCCTGATGCCAGGAGTAGGAACCCCTGAACCCGGAGGCTTCGGATGGTACGAGATCCTGGATGTCTTGCGCAGGATCTTTAAGAGGTTTGAAGTGGTGGGGGCGGATTTGGTGGAGCTTTGTCCAAGGCCAGGGCTGGAGTCCTCTTCTTTCATAGCCGCCAAGCTGGCATACAAGATCATCGGGTACCGTTTTTGTCCTGCTCCTCTTCCTGCCTGA